The following coding sequences lie in one Arachis ipaensis cultivar K30076 chromosome B03, Araip1.1, whole genome shotgun sequence genomic window:
- the LOC107632542 gene encoding serine/threonine-protein phosphatase 7 long form homolog — protein MAHQAGHDGDINRLNETSYYAGAANFERSRLLLPRRVSHTLPPSDAIVPYLGETGFGDTVPLKDFNFDNSLISTLVERRRLETHTFHLPWGKVTIILQDVAYHLGLRAHGNPVGGCLRDFGRWYNTETWAMVEQLLGARPPVAAQQAAQRKESFTLKLVWLRDRVHQMPPTDDPETLRQYARCYIMLLIGRYLLTDKSNNLVHVRWLPLLRDFAECRALSWGSAVLAWTYQSLCLVAQRGVTDIASWLDCSSRVGISTRPGCCIIGFRSTGYDLMSLHGGCTMTLRFRPCARTGSVRRRSRVHGCRPF, from the exons ATGGCACACCAGGCGGGGCACGATGGGGACATCAACAGACTAAATGAGACCTCCTATTACGCCGGGGCAGCCAACTTTGAG AGGTCTCGCCTTCTATTGCCCCGTCGAGTCAGCCATACCCTTCCTCCATCAGATGCCATCGTCCCGTATCTGGGTGAGACTGGATTTGGCGACACGGTGCCGCTCAAGGACTTCAATTTTGACAATTCCCTGATTTCGACACTCGTGGAGCGACGGCGTCtggagacgcacacgtttcatctccCGTGGGGTAAGGTGACTATCATCCtgcaggacgtggcgtaccaccTGGGTCTACGTGCACACGGGAACCCCGTTGGGGGGTGCCTGCGTGACTTTGGTAGGTGGTACAACACGGAGACGTGGGCCATGGTAGAGCAGCTCCTTGGTGCCAGGCCTCCGGTGGCGGCACAGCAGGCGGCACAGAGGAAGGAGTCGTTCACGCTGAAGCTGGTTTGGTTGCGTGATCGTGTTCACCAGATGCCCCCGACCGACGATCCTGAGACTCTCCGACAGTATGCCCGATGCTACATTATGTTACTGATCGGAAGGTATCTGTTGACAGACAAGTCGAACAACCTAGTGCATGTACGGTGGCTACCGCTTCTACGGGACTTCGCGGAGTGCAGGGCATTATCATGGGGCTCTGCTGTGCTGGCTTGGACTTACCAGTCACTCTGTTTGGTGGCACAGCGTGGCGTCACGGACATTGCCA GTTGGTTGGATTGTAGCAGTAGAGTAGGGATTAGCACCAGGCCAGGGTGCTGTATTATAGGGTTTCGATCGACCGGTTACGATTTGATGAG TTTGCATGGAGGGTGTACGATGACCCTGCGCTTCAGGCCCTGTGCCCGCACTGGTTCCGTGAGGAGGAGGAGTAGGGTACATGGTTGTCGGCCGTTCTGA
- the LOC107629690 gene encoding DNA topoisomerase 2-like, producing MKSQPKKRPLQSSNNANIPTATAGNGNGDGKTIEEMYQKKTQLEHILLRPDTYVGSIEKHTQSLWVYSENNEMVHRSITYVPGLYKIFDEILVNAADNKQRDPSMNSVKVTIDAEENLITVFNNGDGVPVEIHQEEKVYVPELIFGHLLTSSNYDDNVKKTTGGRNGYGAKLTNIFSTQFIIETADGKRQKKYKQVFSDNMGKKSEPAITKCKVGENWTKVSFKPDLDKFKMSYLEEDVVALMKKRVVDLAGCLGKTVKVELNGQLIRIKSFREYADLYLKSAEKNRPVPLPRIHAKVGDRWEICVSLSDGQFQQVSFVNSIATIKGGTHVDYVTNQITSYVMNKVNKKKKDANVKAHNVKNHLWVFVNALIDNPAFDSQTKETLTTRQNSFGSKCDIPESMLKEVTNSGIMDILLSWADFKQSKDLKKSDGTKTQRVRGIVKLEDANDAGGKNSDKCTLILTEGDSAKALAMAGLSIVGRDHYGVFPLRGKLLNVREASSKQILENEEIQNIKRILGLQQNKEYTNVKSLRYGHLMIMADQDFDGSHIKGLLINFIHSFWPSLLKVPTFMVEFTTPIIRATHSNGTKLSFYSMPDYESWRESLGNSASGWKIKYYKGLGTSTPQEGREYFRDLEKHRKDFVWEDDYDGDAIELAFSKKKAEDRKTWIRNFEPGTCRDHRAKHISYRDFVDKELILFSRADLQRSIPSMIDGLKPSQRKILFCSFKKKLTKEIKVAQFIGYVSEQSAYHHGEQSLASTIIGMAQDFVGSNNINLLKPNGQFGTRNLGGKDHASARYIYTELNPITRRLFPEDDDNLVDYLNEDGKSIEPNWYIPVIPLVLVNGSEGIGVGWSSYIPNYNPRDIIANVRRMMNGETMIPMDPWYRGYKGTIEKSAKEGGYIVNGMVEEINEQTFRITELPIRKWTQDYKQFLESLTDGSPTVKDPLIEDFRQNGDDATIDIEVRMKLEKVPMVMQEGLLKKFKLSSSISTSNMHLFDAEGKIKKYDNPEQILEEFFPLRLEYYVRRKKYKLDNLERVLLILDNKVRFILGVVNGEIIVSNRRKADLLIELKQKGFTPMPRKGKSAEPQVAGDNDDNPEEQETESFNVEGARVGDYEYLLSMPIGSLTLESVQKLLAEKDEKEKEYEILKATPPKSMWMEDLDQLEKKLDELETKEAEEERKRSSQANKKTSTRAVTTKASKKPRQKNIKKANVIEEETEDISNSSMERENAPEVAKPKGRVGSKKEPIKVVDEEIQSLQERLAAYNFAASAAMQFEQSADDNVAKKEYNKRVGAKKKASSSLVLDISGSDNDENDDGDFERQQPGAPEAVKKKGGRKPAAQNAKKPFAAIRKRGASKKESELLGQKFITDMLKPADSSGNSSPEKKVRKMRESPFNKKSGSVLSRVAQKEGTGSGEMSFGSASSASASIMEEVIEVAPSAVRNRPQRANRTQAKYVMSESEGDNDDDDDNDDDANATDDSDFNEDDE from the exons ATGAAATCGCAGCCGAAGAAGCGACCACTACAGAGCAGCAACAATGCAAACATCCCAACCGCCACCGCAGGCAATGGCAACGGCGACGGCAAAACCATTGAAGAAATGTATCAGAAGAAGACGCAGCTGGAGCACATTCTTCTCCGCCCTGACACCTACGTCGGATCCATAGAGAAGCACACACAGTCCCTATGGGTTTACAGCGAGAACAATGAGATGGTACACCGATCCATCACCTACGTCCCTGGCCTCTACAAGATCTTCGACGAGATCCTCGTTAACGCTGCAGATAACAAGCAGAGAGATCCGTCCATGAACTCCGTTAAGGTCACAATTGACGCCGAGGAGAATCTCATAACGGTTTTTAATAACGGAGACGGAGTTCCCGTTGAGATCCATCAAGAGGAGAAGGTATATGTGCCGGAGCTTATCTTTGGACACTTGCTGACGAGTAGTAACTACGACGATAACGTGAAGAAGACCACCGGCGGAAGGAACGGTTACGGCGCCAAGTTGACGAACATCTTCTCGACGCAATTCATAATCGAGACTGCTGATGGAAAGCGACAGAAGAAGTACAAGCAG GTGTTCTCGGACAATATGGGGAAGAAATCAGAGCCAGCAATAACGAAGTGCAAAGTAGGTGAGAATTGGACTAAGGTTTCATTTAAACCTGATTTGGATAAGTTCAAGATGAGCTATTTGGAAGAGGATGTTGTTGCTTTGATGAAGAAGAGGGTGGTTGACTTGGCTGGGTGCCTTGGGAAAACCGTCAAGGTTGAACTCAATGGCCAATTGATTCGTATAAAGTCCTTTCGTGAATATGCTGATCTCTATCTGAAGTCCGCTGAGAAAAACCGACCAGTTCCCCTTCCAAG GATTCACGCAAAAGTGGGTGATAGGTGGGAGATTTGTGTAAGTCTAAGCGATGGACAGTTTCAACAG GTCAGCTTTGTGAATTCAATTGCCACAATCAAGGGTGGTACTCACGTTGATTATGTTACTAATCAGATCACAAGCTATGTGATGAATAaagtgaataagaaaaaaaaggatgCCAATGTTAAGGCGCACAATGTCAAGAATCATTTATGGGTTTTTGTCAATGCTCTGATTGACAATCCTGCCTTCGATTCCCAAACTAAAGAAACTCTTACAACTCGTCAAAATAGTTTTGGTTCAAAATGTGATATCCCAGAATCAATGCTGAAAGAAG TTACAAATTCTGGGATAATGGATATCCTCCTATCATGGGCTgattttaaacaaagcaaagatttgAAGAAATCTGATGGAACAAAGACTCAAAGAGTTCGTGGGATCGTAAAGCTAGAGGATGCTAATGATGCAGGAGGAAAGAACTCAGATAAGTGCACCTTGATATTGACAGAGGGTGATTCTGCTAAGGCCCTTGCG ATGGCTGGGCTCTCTATAGTTGGCCGAGATCATTATGGCGTGTTTCCTTTGAGAGGCAAATTACTCAATGTGCGGGAAGCCAGCAGCAAACAGATCCTTGAAAATGAAGAAATTCAAAATATCAAGAGAATTCTTGGACTGCAGCAAAACAAGGAGTATACGAACGTCAAGTCTTTAAGATACGGTCATTTGATGATAATGGCTGATCAG GATTTTGATGGTTCGCACATCAAAGGGTTACTAATAAACTTCATTCATTCATTTTGGCCGTCACTACTAAAAGTTCCTACATTCATGGTTGAATTTACTACTCCTATAATAAGG GCTACTCACTCAAACGGGACAAAATTATCATTTTATTCGATGCCTGATTATGAGTCCTGGAGAGAAAGTTTGGGAAACAGTGCAAGTGGTTGGAAGATAAAATATTACAAG GGTCTGGGTACAAGCACTCCTCAAGAAGGTAGAGAGTACTTTCGAGATCTTGAAAAACACAGGAAGGACTTTGTTTGGGAAGATGACTATGATGGGGATGCAATTGAGCTGGCATTTAGTAAGAAGAAGGCTGAAGATAGAAAGACATGGATTCGTAACTTTGAG CCTGGCACTTGCCGTGATCATAGGGCAAAGCATATAAGTTACAGAGACTTTGTTGACAAAGAGCTAATACTCTTCTCCAGGGCAGATCTCCAAAGGTCCATTCCCTCGATGATTGATGGCCTCAAGCCCAGTCAACGGAAGATTCTTTTTTGCTCATTTAAAAAGAAGTTGACGAAAGAAATAAAAGTAGCCCAGTTCATTGGTTATGTGTCTGAGCAGTCAGCATACCACCATGGAGAGCAAAGTCTTGCTAGCACCATCATCGGAATGGCACAGGATTTTGTTGGCAGCAACAACATTAACCTTCTTAAACCAAATGGTCAATTTGGTACACGTAACTTG GGTGGTAAAGATCATGCAAGTGCTAGGTACATCTACACAGAACTAAATCCTATTACTCGGCGCCTCTTCCCTGAAGATGATGATAACCTTGTTGACTACTTGAACGAGGATGGGAAGTCAATTGAACCGAATTG GTATATACCTGTTATACCATTGGTTCTCGTAAATGGAAGTGAGGGTATTGGGGTTGGCTGGAGTTCTTACATTCCTAATTATAATCCAAGAGACATTATTGCCAATGTCAGGCGCATGATGAATGGTGAGACGATGATTCCAATGGATCCATGGTATAGAGGATACAAAGGAACAATTGAGAAAAGTGCCAAGGAAGGTGGGTACATAGTCAATGGCATGGTGGAGGAAATAAATGAGCAGACTTTCAGGATCACAGAGCTGCCTATCCGTAAGTGGACTCAGGATTATAAACAGTTCCTTGAATCTCTAACTGATGGGTCACCTACCGTAAAGGATCCTCTCATTGAG GATTTCAGGCAGAATGGTGATGATGCTACCATTGACATAGAAGTCCGAATGAAGCTGGAAAAAGTACCAATGGTCATGCAAGAGGGGTTGCTGAAGAAATTTAAATTGTCCAGTTCTATTAGCACAAGCAACATGCATCTTTTTGATGCAGAAGGGAAGATTAAGAAATATGACAACCCAGAACAAA TTCTTGAAGAATTCTTTCCTCTTAGGCTGGAGTATTATGTGAGAAGGAAG AAATATAAACTGGATAATCTTGAACGGGTTCTGTTGATACTGGATAACAAAGTGAGGTTTATATTAGGGGTTGTTAATGGAGAGATTATTGTGAGCAATAGGAGAAAAGCTGATTTATTGATAGAGCTGAAGCAGAAGGGTTTCACTCCCATGCCAAGGAAAGGTAAATCTGCAGAACCACAAGTTGCTGGGGACAATGATGACAATCCCGAAGAGCAGGAAACTGAGTCTTTCAATGTTGAAGGAGCAAGAGTTGGCGACTATGAATATTTATTATCCATGCCAATTGGATCTTTAACACTCGAAAGTGTTCAGAAGCTACTAGCAGAAAAAGATGAAAAGGAGAAGGAGTATGAGATTTTGAAGGCAACACCACCAAAGTCCATGTGGATGGAGGATCTGGATCAGCTCGAGAAGAAACTGGAT GAACTGGAGACCAAAGAAGCAGAGGAAGAACGAAAGAGATCGAGTCAAGCAAACAAAAAGACATCTACTCGTGCTGTTACCACAAAAGCATCTAAGAAACCACGGCAGAAGAATATTAAGAAGGCCAACGTTATTGAGGAGGAAACCGAAGACATATCGAATTCCTCAATGGAAAGAG AGAATGCTCCTGAGGTCGCTAAACCGAAAGGCAGGGTTGGTTCCAAAAAAGAGCCTATAAAAGTG GTTGATGAAGAAATTCAGTCTCTTCAAGAACGCCTTGCTGCATATAACTTTGCAGCATCTGCAG CCATGCAATTTGAGCAATCAGCTGATGATAATGTTGCGAAGAAAGAGTACAACAAAAGGGTTGGCGCCAAAAAGAAGGCATCGTCTAGCTTAGTGTTGGACATTTCCGGTAGTGACaatgatgagaatgatgatggaGACTTCGAAAGACAACAGCCGGGGGCTCCGGAAGCAGTGAAAAAGAAGGGTGGGAGAAAACCTGCTGCCCAGAATGCGAAGAAGCCTTTTGCAGCCATCCGGAAGAGAGGTGCAAGCAAAAAGGAATCTGAGTTACTTGGACAGAAATTCATAACTGATATGTTGAAGCCAGCTGATAGTTCAGGGAATTCTTCGCCGGAGAAGAAGGTGAGGAAGATGAGGGAGTCTCCATTCAACAAGAAGAGTGGTTCTGTGCTAAGTAGGGTTGCGCAAAAAGAAGGAACTGGCAGTGGGGAAATGTCTTTTGGTTCTGCTTCTTCAGCCTCAGCGAGCATTATGGAGGAAGTGATTGAGGTAGCGCCATCTGCAGTAAGAAATAGACCTCAGCGAGCTAATAGGACGCAAGCCAAATACGTGATGAGCGAATCCGAAGGTGacaacgatgatgatgatgataatgatgatgatgctaACGCAACCGACGATTCTGACTTCAATGAGGATGATGAATAA
- the LOC110269972 gene encoding heavy metal-associated isoprenylated plant protein 33-like: MLEHSRLKTMKKDFIDDEVDHVFDLNFAFALFKDFIDDEVDHVFDEDDEDYDDDRFDNDIDTPPPPNKMKQPPSPMMVN; this comes from the exons ATGTTAGAGCATTCAAGGTTAAAGACGATGAAAAAG GATTTCATCGATGACGAAGTAGACCATGTGTTTGATCTCAACTTTGCCTTTGCTCTTTTCAAGGATTTCATCGATGACGAAGTAGACCATGTGTTTGATGAGGATGATGAGGACTATGACGACGATAGATTTGACAATGACATAGACACGCCTCCTCCTCCCAACAAGATGAAGCAGCCCCCAAGCCCCATGATGGTGAACTGA
- the LOC107629691 gene encoding protein OBERON 4 has protein sequence MKRLRSSEDLHSYGDKNGCKDSNLNRSFSSSQRSFYYKPDSAPRKGSLSSSSSSRHDRDRALDEDREGSRLVRKRSEHDFDGFDRRKGFDRYRDGGGYGGGGGGDRSLIHRSESFCGGSRREFPKGFRSERDRPRREGSVSSWRRGLKDFDENGGGSRGSSRVSSTAEERVVRSPKGLRDVKSPTWSKDSESEQSKKRSSSPRVSLRDDKSKSKSKSPTWSKDSESEQSKSCERSKSVEQFKSVEQSKNVEQPKSVEQSKSIEVKKTEELQVQSGSSSEMEEGELEPEPAPAPVPQAEPEAALKVASESEERKDSALLENAEKEVMNECEVNATKAAKGDTQLYEEKPNMDIDSEVKNAEKEADKVQDVQDNPAKDVPVANTEVKLARDVVNRKEECLKADDSECKEETKKDAYLAMSVVNEEEQKQDKGVDLKASAGLDKPELNDEVSKENEAPKEVNREFMAEGVANNIKDKGKSVSVTPTNVAHSSEDGLWTDRGSRDLATCSADVMDGPSTRGFELFSRSPVRKPEKKEQSGLSKKDDGLGMEQLDLSLSLPNVLLPIGSHEMATQAPGSPSQARSVQSLSTTFCTNSDGFTASMSFSGSQSLYHNPSCSLTKNVVDYEQSVGSRPLFQGIDWQSLSQNDPKHKEVPYSKITSANGNGSFYQSQASWGVLDGQVVKGQQSRVLEGSSKMGSGLDRQLSFQKQFSGQSRRHDDVRSPTHSAGSHDIGSNYSREKKGEAKDRSSGSLYRTTSQKEQEQILMGGIDFVETIIAKLVSEPVNATTRKFHEMGGQPVAFLKEGIREIMLNPDKHGQILAFQKVLQNRSDITLDVLLKCHRVQLEILVALKTGLTHYLHVDNSIPSSDLAQVFLNLRCRNLSCRSQLPVDECDCKVCTQKSGFCRECMCLVCSKFDNASNTCSWVGCDVCLHWCHTDCGLRESYIRNGHSTTGTRGMTEMQFHCIACDHPSEMFGFVKEVFQNFAKDWPVETLCKELEYVKRIFNASKDMRGRQLHEIADQMLPRLVNKSNLPEVLRHVMSFLVDGDSSKLAMATNLSGKERSKEIKGVAGPSQEASWLKSTYSEKKPVLERPANILTSFDQNDKRTLAPELQMSIVPKDFCFDELESVVKIKQAEAKMFQSRADDARREAEGLKRIALAKSEKIDEEYTQRIAKLRLGETEEMRRQKLEELQALERAHLEYFNMKRRMEADIKDLLSKMEATKRSLAL, from the exons ATGAAGCGATTGAGGTCAAGCGAAGATCTCCACTCGTACGGTGACAAGAATGGCTGCAAGGATTCGAATCTGAACCGGTCATTTTCGTCGTCGCAGCGAAGCTTCTACTATAAGCCTGACAGTGCACCGCGGAAAGGCTCGCTATCTTCGTCATCGTCTTCTCGCCATGACAGAGATCGAGCGTTGGATGAGGATCGGGAGGGTTCAAGGTTGGTTCGGAAGCGATCGGAACATGATTTCGACGGTTTCGATCGGAGGAAGGGGTTTGATCGGTACAGAGACGGTGGCGGTTACGGCGGCGGTGGAGGAGGAGATAGAAGTTTGATTCACCGGTCAGAGAGCTTCTGCGGAGGTTCGAGGAGGGAGTTTCCGAAGGGGTTCCGGTCGGAGAGGGACCGGCCGAGGAGGGAAGGCAGCGTGTCTTCGTGGCGGAGAGGGTTGAAGGATTTTGATGAGAACGGTGGCGGAAGCAGAGGGAGTAGTAGAGTTTCTTCGACGGCAGAGGAGAGGGTGGTAAGGTCGCCGAAGGGTTTGAGGGATGTGAAGTCGCCGACATGGTCGAAAGACTCCGAAAGTGAGCAATCGAAGAAGAGGTCTTCGTCTCCGAGAGTATCGCTGAGAGATGACAAGTCCAAGTCCAAGTCTAAGTCACCAACTTGGTCCAAGGACTCAGAAAGTGAGCAATCAAAAAGTTGTGAGCGGTCCAAGAGTGTTGAGCAGTTTAAGAGCGTTGAGCAGTCTAAGAATGTTGAGCAACCCAAGAGCGTTGAGCAGTCGAAGAGCATTGAGGTGAAGAAAACCGAGGAGTTGCAGGTTCAGAGTGGAAGCAGCAGTGAAATGGAAGAAGGGGAGTTAGAACCTGAGCCTGCTCCTGCTCCTGTTCCTCAGGCTGAACCAGAGGCGGCTCTCAAAGTTGCTTCTGAAAGTGAAGAACGCAAGGATTCTGCCCTTTTGGAGAATGCTGAGAAGGAAGTCATGAACGAATGTGAGGTCAATGCTACAAAGGCTGCAAAGGGCGATACACAATTATACGAGGAAAAACCTAATATGGACATTGATTCTGAGGTGAAAAATGCAGAAAAGGAAGCCGATAAGGTGCAAGATGTTCAAGACAATCCTGCGAAGGATGTTCCTGTTGCTAATACTGAAGTCAAACTGGCTCGTGATGTTGTTAATAGAAAAGAGGAGTGTTTGAAGGCTGACGATTCTGAGTGCAAGGAGGAAACAAAGAAGGATGCATATTTGGCGATGTCTGTGGTTAACGAAGAGGAGCAGAAACAGGACAAGGGTGTGGATTTAAAAGCTAGCGCAGGTCTtgacaaaccagagttaaatgatGAAGTCTCAAAAGAGAATGAAGCTCCAAAAGAAGTGAATAGGGAATTCATGGCGGAGGGTGTGGCCAACAACATCAAGGATAAAGGGAAAAGCGTCTCTGTTACCCCAACTAATGTTGCCCATTCTTCAGAAGATGGCTTGTGGACTGATAGAGGATCAAGAGATCTTGCCACATGCTCTGCTGATGTTATGGACGGCCCTAGCACCAGAGGATTCGAGTTGTTTTCTAGATCTCCTGTCAGAAAACCGGAGAAAAAGGAGCAGTCAGGTCTCAGCAAGAAGGATGATGGTCTTGGAATGGAGCAGCTTGATCTTTCTCTTAGCTTACCAAATGTTCTGTTACCTATTGGTTCTCATGAGATGGCAACGCAAGCCCCTGGATCCCCCAGTCAAGCTCGGAGTGTGCAGTCATTAAGTACTACATTTTGTACCAACTCAGATGGTTTTACTGCATCAATGTCTTTTTCAGGCTCCCAATCTCTCTACCACAATCCAAGCTGTTCTCTAACAAAAAATGTAGTTGACTATGAACAATCTGTTGGCAGCCGCCCCTTATTTCAGGGAATTGATTGGCAAAGCCTATCTCAGAATGATCCCAAACATAAAGAAGTTCCTTATAGCAAGATAACTTCTGCAAATGGAAATGGTTCATTTTACCAATCTCAAGCATCATGGGGTGTTTTAGATGGTCAAGTTGTGAAGGGTCAACAATCTAGGGTCCTAGAAGGAAGCTCAAAAATGGGCAGCGGACTTGACAGGCAATTGAGTTTTCAGAAGCAGTTTTCGGGACAGTCAAGACGCCATGATGATGTTAGATCTCCTACACACAGTGCTGGGTCTCATGACATTGGGTCAAATTATAGTCGTGAGAAAAAGGGGGAAGCCAAGGATAGGAGTAGTGGTAGTTTGTATCGAACTACTAGCCAAAAGGAGCAAGAACAAATTCTGATGGGTGGAATTGACTTTGTTGAGACTATCATTGCAAAACTGGTTTCTGAACCAGTGAATGCGACGACTCGAAAGTTTCATGAAATGGGAGGACAGCCTGTAGCGTTTCTGAAGGAGGGCATTAGGGAAATCATGCTTAATCCAGATAAGCACGGGCAAATACTTGCTTTCCAAAAAGTTCTGCAGAATAGGTCTGACATAACCTTGGATGTCTTACTAAAGTGTCATCGAGTACAACTGGAAATTTTGGTTGCTTTAAAAACTGGTTTAACCCATTATCTTCACGTAGACAACAGCATTCCATCTTCTGATTTAGCTCAAGTTTTTCTGAACCTAAGATGTAGGAATCTTTCATGTCGAAGCCAATTGCCTGTGGATGAATGCGATTGCAAGGTTTGTACACAGAAGAGTGGTTTTTGCAGGGAATGCATGTGTCTGGTGTGTTCTAAGTTTGACAACGCATCAAATACATGTAGTTGGGTTGGGTGTGATGTTTGCCTTCACTGGTGTCATACTGATTGTGGGTTACGGGAGTCTTATATTAGAAATGGTCACAGTACTACTGGGACAAGAGGAATGACAGAGATGCAGTTTCATTGTATTGCTTGTGATCACCCGTCTGAGATGTTTGGCTTTGTCAAGGAGGTGTTTCAAAATTTTGCAAAAGATTGGCCAGTTGAAACCCTCTGCAAGGAGCTTGAATATGTGAAGAGAATTTTTAATGCCAGCAAGGACATGAGAGGGAGACAACTGCATGAGATTGCAGATCAAATGCTACCAAGGCTGGTAAACAAGTCGAACCTTCCTGAGGTTTTGAGGCACGTAATGTCTTTCCTTGTTG ATGGGGATTCTTCCAAATTAGCCATGGCTACAAACTTATCTGGGAAGGAACGAAGTAAGGAAATCAAAGGGGTAGCTGGGCCAAGCCAGGAAGCTTCTTGGCTGAAATCTACTTATTCGGAGAAGAAACCTGTGTTAGAAAGGCCAGCAAACATCCTTACCAGCTTTGATCAAAATGATAAAAGGACTCTGGCGCCTGAGCTGCAAATGAGTATTGTCCCAAAAGACTTCTGTTTTGATGAATTGGAGAGTGTAGTTAAAATCAAACAAGCAGAGGCTAAAATGTTTCAGTCACGTGCTGATGATGCAAGAAGAGAAGCTGAAGGGTTGAAACGTATTGCCCTTGCAAAGAGTGAGAAAATTGATGAAGAGTATACTCAGCGAATTGCGAAGCTGCGACTGGGTGAGACAGAGGAAATGCGTAGGCAGAAACTCGAAGAACTTCAAGCATTAGAACGGGCACATCTGGAGTATTTCAACATGAAAAGGAGAATGGAGGCAGACATTAAAGATCTTTTATCTAAAATGGAAGCTACTAAAAGGAGTCTTGCCCTGTGA